One Scomber scombrus chromosome 23, fScoSco1.1, whole genome shotgun sequence genomic window, ACCAAGCAGAGTTTTGTGGTCAGCtgcattacattaaaaagtaactaaaggCCACTACTGACAGCCTCAAAATACAGATCTTTTGCCAATCATATGTTCATAGAAATAAATTAGTCATTGTTATCCATTCTATGCTCCAAAGTTACTAGGTTATAATTATCTTATGGTAATTGTAGATTGTACAGTTAAAAATACTATAGTAGAAATTAGTTACTTGCTCTTAGGTCAAAACTACAGACTAGAAACACTAAGAGCAAACTAAGATCTACATGGCTCTTCATAGTTATTACTATAAGGCTTAACACTAAGCAGCACACCCCATTACATATGCTAAGGACTGCTGAGCATGATGAAAACACCATCTGTTACCGTCTGCAGGTAATGGGGTTGTTTAAGACATAAACATATATTCTGGTTGAGGGAAGGACTAACATTGTGTTTTTCCAGCTGTGTTGAACATGTTCAGTGTTAcatgtttatactgtatgagaGCATTACTAAGCATTATTAGTCATTACTTTCGAAAATGACACTGCACTCATGCAAGACgggaaaaaaattcaaatatggAGAAAGAAATGTTTGCACCTTTTGGTCCAATGTAGTATTTAATGATAAAGCCAAGCTTCCATCATGACAAATGTGAATCCCACAGCTTTTAATGACAACTAGAGCTGTGCTCTACTATACAAGTACACATGGGAGATGCAGTTCACTGTACTTCCCAGGGTCCAAATACTGTACACGGGATGCTACAGAgatattacattacaaaaatTCAAGCTTAATCAATGCTGAAAATAATTAGGAAATTGAAGTAATGGAATTGCTTACCACTACTTacaaaaattataaatattgcACAACCACTAGGAAAGCCGTCTTAAAGTGCAGTACCCTAAACACTGTCACTTCAATCTATAGCACAATGCTCCTcttaatatacatatttaaaccACAAGCTATAAAGATCCTGTGTatgttgtttaattttaatttaaaagtgtttAGTCTACTTTTACAAGATGCTATACCAAAACTGCACTGCTCTTTTCTTCTCCATAGAAAAAtatttgcttcatttttccacTCCATCATACCAATTTTTCTAAAATGCattcctttttcttccccctcATCTAAGAACCAATTGTCAATGAgagtaaataaatatgtatgactggagacaaaaacagccacataaaatcaaatatttggtCAGTCCTTCCTTCATTGTTGTGGGCTGCCTGATGGTTTAGTATACTGGATGGCACTTTCTTCACACACTGTGATGAGTAGGCCTAAtgcctcctgtctgtctctccacatTATGGAGCATGTTCCGAGACTTTGGTCAACTATGTGTCTCCTGAGACTTAAGAacattttgatcttttttttttttttttaatattcaccATAGATGTGCAGTACTCCActccatttgtttttctttaggCACCAAAGGGTCTGTCTTACTGAACGCTCTACAAGTAAACTCTTTTTGGAAACCATGTCCAGTCTCTGTTAATGAGGAACATGGGAACATTGGTAAATAATTGCAGACTTGTCAAACAGTGTCCATGCTTGTTTGGTTGCGACAGAGTGGGATAAGATTGAAAACCAACAGAATATACTCAGTAGAGCTACTTTCCACTTTCATGTGGTGAATAATACACATGCATTTCATTCAAGTTGGCCTCCTAGAAGGCAGCGATTAGGGTCAGAATTTCCCCTTGTGCATCAAAGTAGAATCGCATGCAATATTTAGTTTAATTCAATACAAATAATATTGTTCCATACCTTCAACTACATTGGGACAATGATTAAAATCAGGAAAgcagtattttaatgttaaagccATTAAGACAACATTTTATGATTGACATGTACATGTTTTGATCCCTGAAAATCACAGTTaagtgaatgttggcatgtcacgCAACAAGTGGCATAATTCCTCagtgtagtttaaaaaaaaatacctgaGAAGAGACTGCAATCACGTAGATATACAGCATATAAcatcattaatcattttaaaaacattaattggATTACGTGTTAAGGCACCACTGTTTTTATACCTATACACCTATAAAGTTTATAGTGTCTGTTATCACATAGACAGAATATGTTGGGTCACTTCAGTGCTTTGACTGTTAAGACCTGGGGCGTTTGCTTTGTTTGGTTTGCTCATGGGCTCGTTGACCGCTCCCTCTGCTGTGCACGGACCCATTTTGAGACTGATGTCCATTTTCATCAGTGGGCAGCTTGGGATAAAACCATGAACAAATAGAATTGAAGTGAAAATCAGTGGAAATTGAGGAAATCTAGACAGATCTTTTGTACTTTCTGCATCAAAACACAtgactattatttattttccctctgaATTGAAAGATTTGATGGGCTACTCATTGGGgaataagtgaaataaaaaatgtagtgtTCTGATAATCAGCAGAGTTAAACTTACCTTTCTTTTACCGCTGTCGTTCTCTACACTCAATAAGTTGGAAGACTTCAAGCCTAATGCTGCTTCAATTTCTGGAAACAGACAACATAGCACACATGATTGAGAGCTCTTTCAGCGACTGTACGCGATCATCATACACCCTCGTTTTTTAAACAGTGAGTAAGCCAGAGTAGGCTCAGCCAGTTTGAGCATCACCATCATGCAGAGCACAATGAGACAATGTTAAGTACCTGTGAGAATGTGGTCGATTTTCTCCACCACCAGGTCCGCGTCCTCCGTACTGAAGCACATTGGGGGCTTAAATTTGAGCACGTTGCGATGAGGTCCGTCAGCACTAAGGAGGATGTGTTGTTCCTTTAGCCTGGGACAAAAGAAGAATTATTTTGCACTCTGAAGGAGGTCGAGTGATTTAAAATGGCAAAATGGCCAGTAACAGGCCTTTTCTTCACAGCAGGAagagcacaggtgttactaataacattaacgatggtTCTGTTTCATGCTGGTGTCCAGAAAGCCACAGAGCTCAACTAAATGTACAATGAAAATGTCtactgtgggaaaaaaatgtattgcagtgaaaacattttgtttctaAAATGCTGAGCTGATGTTGACTCTTGATGTCAGATATTGAGAATTCAGCTGTATCCTTCATATGACTGATATGAAAATTCAGTAAAATCTTcagatcatgtttttttttatcactcctTGTAATAAGGAGTAAGtagaaaagtcataaaatacCTCTAATCTTTTAGTCCAATCATGCATCACAGAACCTAAGAGTCAGGTTTTCAGTACATTGGAAGTACATTATTGTGATTTAATTCATGAACACACCTTTTTAACCACAGGAGGAACGACCAATAAGCTAATTAGATACAAGTCCAATATGTGTGAAACCAGACTGAGTGATGTCATAATTTATAAATGGCTTAATATGCTGGTATTGATTTCAAAGGGTGTATATGAAATTTTCtacataaatgaaatataattcaTAGGTACTAACAAGAAGACTATAATGAGCCCAAACTTCAATTATACACAAGAGTGTATGTGATGCAACTTTTACATTTCCACTTTATTAACCCCCCATAAGCTGACATTCCTTTTATGTGATGAAAGATTGTTTCCAGTGTACCATAACTATCATAACATTGGAACTAGAAGCTCAGGTTTGGAGTCTTGTAAATACAGTGTCTGTTGTGAAATATCATTACAGAAGCATAGCGTCTGAGACATAAAAGAGAGGAGCAGATGAGGTGTGCCTTAAATACTACCTCTGAGGAATTGAGGAAGGTATGAGGCGTGGTATTTGTTCATTAATCTGAGTTGTGACATTTACACTTACTTATATATGACTTCCTGGGCCTCTGCTGTAGCAGGAGTGAGCTTCAACCTGTCCCTCACAAGCTCCATCCCAACAAACAGACCACAACCCCTGCAGGATTTTGGacaaaaattaattttttttagtttttctttcttcacaacCACAGGAAAATCTGGATCACCGTAATCAATTGAAAcctttaaagttaaaatgtattCCTAGTGACATGTTTTGTGCAGCAGTGCAACAATTGACGTCAAGAACTGGGCATTTAGCATGAGCACTAGTCACTATGACATAAAAAGTTAAGTGTATTAACTCTAAATCCAAAGTAAATATGTCACAAAATCGCCTACAATGtttaactgtccatcactgagAAGTGCTGTGCAAATGCTTCACTGCAAGAGCAGCTGATGCCAAAATATCTATTGTAGAGTCACTGAATtactgtagctgtgtgtgtgtgtgtgcgtgtgtggttgCTCACCTGATATCTCCGACCAGTGCATGCTTCTCTTTCTGCTTTTCCAGCAGATTGGTCAGGTATCCCCCCACACGCAGTGCATTACCCTGGAGATCTTCTTTCTCAATCACGTCTAGGACGGCTAGACCGATGGCACACGACACTGGGTTACCACCAAACTGAGAAATTTAAAACCCGCACACAGAGGAAAGATTACACCAAGGTTAGCTTTACACCAGCTAAGAAATCTACTTCTGGGAAGACGAGCCAATTTGCATTAAACATATAGCAGACTTGCTAATGTCAGATGAGAAGTCATAACAACAGACTAAATGATAAACAAATGCTTCAACACATTCAACTCCACTACTTTTTGTGACAGGAAAAGATCCAAACTGCTGCAAACTACCTGAAAAAATATGACAAGAAACTCTAATATTTGCATTATTATCCCAACGTTTCCTTTCACAGGAAATAACTGTAATCTGAGACTGTCaatgcaagaaaagaaaaaaaaaactggcttgAACAGAATGTATTTTTCCACGTAATCTGGAAAACAGATGTGTTGATGCGCTTAGCAAATATGGACAAGAACTTTATGTCAAGGATGAGGTCAGGTCAGTGACATTTCTGCTCAGATTCAAAGAAAAGGCAAAGATGAATGTGTTGTCAGGaatctgtttttgtctgtttgtaatAGCTACACAATAAGCtacataagaaaaaaaggaaaaagtggaACATTTAATATCAACAATACAGTTAATATGTTGCAGAGGGCTGGtaaaaacttttactttttattatatcACTTGCATAATCATATAATACACTTACTGTGTTGAAATACTCCATTCCAGATGTCATGAAGGCCTCTGCCACCTCTTTGGTAGTGACCACACATGACATGGGGTGGCCGTTGCCAATTGGCTTTCCCATTGTGACAATGTCAGGCACGAAGTCTTCTCCCTGAAGCTGGAAGGCCCAGAATTTGGAGCCAACACGCCCGAAACCCACTTGGACTTCATCAGCGATGAAAAGGCCCCCAGCCTTACGGACATGTCTGCAGAGGGCAGAAGAATCCAGAGGCACAGTATTAATCTCAAATGACTCACTCAACCAGGCACAGGCTCACATGAAACAGTGCACCAGACACAAGAGGTTTCTCTATAGAGTACATTCTCAAGAAGCACGTGCCTTGCGCAATTATTGTGAATCCATTCATTTGGAAACATTAAATACAGGTGCTACAATGTTGTCAAAGGGTGTGTACTTTTGTTTATTGCTTAAGGCATTTTTGGcagtatgcaaaaaaaaagtacactcTACACGTGCTTAACTTGGCCTCAACACGTGCTTAACATACTTTGCATTCAGTAAATCATGTCACAATGACAGCTCTCTGCATTTTGCTCATACTTAGCTGATTTTGAGTAGCAAAGAAAAGACCCTATAGTACAATAACCCTCAGTATGAACATGAATGAATCTGCTCCATTTTTTGGGTACATACTTTGCCACTTGTTGGAAGTAGCCCACAGGGGGAATGACTTGCCCACCACAACTCTGCAATGACTCGGCAATAAAAGCAGCAATCTGcacaagagaaaaacagatcAGGTCCAATCCAGATCCGGGCTGATTAAATGGGAAAGAGGAGGAGTCCTGGCATCTTTGACCT contains:
- the etnppl gene encoding ethanolamine-phosphate phospho-lyase; translated protein: MSVEKMDKKKTLDLRKKHIGPSCKIFFSHDPIKIVQAKGQYMYDENGQRYLDCINNVAHVGHSHPDVVKAGAQQMELLNTNSRFLHDNLVLYAQRLQATLPNKLSVCYFVNSGSEANDLALRLVRQYRGHKDIITLENAYHGHVSSLIDISPYKFHQLSDAEQNQSVHVAPSPDVYRGKYRANHPDPATAYADDVKGIIDKAHEKGGKIAAFIAESLQSCGGQVIPPVGYFQQVAKHVRKAGGLFIADEVQVGFGRVGSKFWAFQLQGEDFVPDIVTMGKPIGNGHPMSCVVTTKEVAEAFMTSGMEYFNTFGGNPVSCAIGLAVLDVIEKEDLQGNALRVGGYLTNLLEKQKEKHALVGDIRGCGLFVGMELVRDRLKLTPATAEAQEVIYKLKEQHILLSADGPHRNVLKFKPPMCFSTEDADLVVEKIDHILTEIEAALGLKSSNLLSVENDSGKRKLPTDENGHQSQNGSVHSRGSGQRAHEQTKQSKRPRS